The DNA sequence CCCACCTTGGCGTTCAGGAACTTCTCGCGGAGGTGCAGCCGCGCGGCCTCCGCCAGATCGGCGGGCGCGTCGGTCAGCCCCTCCGGCGCCGGGCGGCCCCACTGGGCCATCCGCTCGGCGAAGATGTCGCGGATCTCGCCCCGGTTGCGGTGGATCGCCGGAACCAGGATGTGCGACGGGAGGTCGTCGCCGAGCTGCACGATCAGCTCGGCCAGGTCGGTCTCGTACGCCGTGATCCCGGCGGTGGCGAGGGCGCTGTTCAGGCCGATCTCCTGGGTGGCCATCGACTTGACCTTGACCACCTCGCGCTCGCCCGTGGCCTGGACCAGCTCGGTGACGATGCGGTTCGCCTCCTCCGCGTCCGCCGCCCAGTGGACGTGGCCGCCGGCCGCCGTGACCGCGCTCTCCAGCCGCTCCAGGTAGTGGTCCAGATGGCGCAGCGTACGGTCCTTGATGGCCGCGCCCGCGGCGCGCAGCCGCGACCAGTCGTCCAGTTCCGCCACCGCCGTGGCGCGCTTGGCGCGGATGGTGTGGGTGGCGTGGCGGAGGTTGGCGCGCAGCTGGGTGTTGCGGGTCGAGGCGTCGGCCGCCCGCGGGAAGGAGGGCATCCCGAGGTAGGTGGCTTGGTGGGTTCCGCTCACCAGACGTTCCCTTCCGTGCTGGCCAGGATCTCGGCGATGTGCACCGGACGGACCGTGGAGCCCTGGCGGGCGAGCGTGCCGCCGATGTGCATCTGGCAGGAGTTGTCGACCGTGCACACGGCCTCGGCGCCGGTCGCGGTGATGTTGCGCGCCTTGTCCGCCCCCATGGCCGCCGACACGGCCGCGTTCTTGACGGCGAACGTACCGCCGAAGCCGCAGCACTCCTCGGCCCCCGGCAGCTCCACCAGGGTCAGCCCCCGCACGGCGGCGAGGAGCGAGCGCGGACGGTCGCCGAGTCCCAGCATCCGCAGCCCGTGGCAGGTGGGGTGGTAGGTCACGGTGTGCGGGTAGTACGCGCCGACGTCGGTGACCTCCAGGACGTCGGTGAGGAACTCGGTGAGCTCGTAGGTCTTGGGGACGGCCTCGGCGGCCGCGTCCGCGAGCTCCTGGCCACGCCCCTCGGCGGCGGCCTTGGCGCCGATCCGGGGGTAGTTGTCCCGCACCATCGCCGCGCACGAACCCGAGGGGGTCACCACGTAGTCGTAGTCGCGGAACGCGGTGGCGTAGCGGCGCACCAGCGGTTCGGTCTGGTGGCGGTAGCCGGTGTTGAACTGCGGCTGGCCGCAGCAGCTCTGCGCGTCCGGGAAACCGACCTCCACGCCGAGCCGTTCCAGAAGCGTGACCACGGCCTGGCCGGTGCGCGGATAGAGGGTGTCGTTGACGCAGGTGATGAAGAGCGCTACGCGCACGGTTCCTCCTCGTGGCCCTGGCCGGTGGCAGCCCCGGTGGCCTGCCCTGTGACCTGCGCGTCCCCCAGCCGGGCGGCTGCCCGGTCCCACGCCGAATGATCACCTGTGGGCTCATACTGCCTCAGCGGCTGGGTGCTGTGAAGCAGCGTGCGCAACTCGGCCAGACCGCCGCTGACGCTGCCGGCCGTACGGGCCTGCACCAGGACGTTTCCCAGCGCCGCCGCCTCGGCCGGGCCCGCGACCACCGGAAGCCCGCAGGCGTCGGCGGTGAGCCGGCACAGGAGCTCGTTGCGCGCACCGCCGCCGACGATGTGCACCACGCCGACCGTACGGCCGGACAGCCGCTGGGCGTCCTCGATCGCCCGGCGGTGCGCCAGGGCGAGCGAGTCCAGCACACAGCGGGTGGTCTCGGCGGGGGTGCGCGGGACGGGCTGGCCGGTGCGGCGGCAGGCGTCGGCGATGCGGTCGGGCATGTCGTGCGGGGCGATGAAGGCCGGGTCGCCGGCATCGACCACCGAGCGCAGCGGAGTGGCCTCGGCCGCCTCCCGGAGCAGGGCGGTGAGGTCCGTACGGGAGGCCAGACCGCCTCGGGCGTCCCAGCTGCGCACACACTCCTGGAGCATCCACAGGCCCATGATGTTGCGCAGATAGCGGACCGTGCCGTCCACGCCCAGCTCATTGGTGAAGTTGGCCGCGCGGCTCGCCTCCGTGAGCACCGGCGCGTCCAGTTCGAGTCCGGCCAGGGACCAGGTGCCGGTGGCGATGTACGCGAAGTCGGGCGTGGTGGCCGGGACGCCGACGACGGCGGACGCGGTGTCGTGCGAGCCGACGGCCGTGACGGGGGTGGGCGCCGTGAGACCCGTTTCGGCGAGGACGTCCTGGCGCAGGGTCCCGGCGGGGTCGCCCGGACGGCGCAGCGGAGGGAAGAGCGTGAGGTCGATCCCGAGGGCCTTGGCCACGGGGCGGGCCCAGTCGCGGGTGCGGGGGTCGATCAGCTGGGTGGTGGAGGCGTTCGTCAGCTCGGTGCCGGCCTCGCCCGTCAGCCAGTACGCGATGAGGTCGGGGATGAGCAGCAGGCGGTGGGCGGCGGCGAGGGCGGGGGTGCCCTGGGCCGCCATGAGCTGGTAGATCGTGTTGAAGGGGAGGTGCTGGAGGCCGGTGGCGGCGTAGAGGGCCGGGGGCGGGAGCGCCGCCGCGGCCCTTTCGGCCGTGCCGGTGGTGCGGGTGTCCCGGTAGTGGACGGGGTTGGCCAGGAGGGTGCCGTCGGCGGCGAGCAGGCCGTAGTCGACCGCCCAGGTGTCGATGCCGACGCTGGTCAGGCCGCTGCCCCTGGTGTGTGCCGCGGCCGCCCCGAGGCCGTCCAGGACGCCCTGGTACAGGGACAGGACGTTCCAGTGCAGGGTGCCCAGGACACGGGTGGGCTGGTTGGGGAAGCGGTGCACCTCGTGGAGGGTCAGCCGGTCGCGGGCGACCTCGCCGACCATGACGCGGCCGCTGGACGCACCGAGGTCCACGGCGGCGAAGTGGTGTTCTTGGGCGGGCACGTGGACCTCGTGGTGAGTGGTGTGATGACGGTGGTTTCGTACCGGCGGGGGACGGGGCCTTGGGGACGGGGACCGGGCCCCCGCGACCCCGTCCCCCTCGCGCGGGTCAGCGCAGGAACGCCGCCGCGACCCCCGCGTCGACCGGGACGTGCAGACCCGTGGTGTGCGTCAGGTCGCCGCCGACGAGGGCGAAGACCGCGTTCGCCACGTGGGACGGGAGTACCTCGCGCTTGAGGAGGGTGCGCTGGGCGTAGAACTCGCCCAGCTTCTCCTCCGGGACGCCGTAGACCGCCGCGCGCTTGGCTCCCCAGCCGCCCGCGAAGATGCCGCTGCCCTGGACCACCCCATCGGGGTTCACACCGTTGACGCGGATGCCGTGTTCGCCCAGCTCGGCGGCGAGCAGGCGGACCTGGTGCGCCTGGTCGGCCTTGGTCGCGGAGTACGCGATGTTGTTCGGGCCCGCGAACACCGAGTTCTTGGAGGCGATGTAGACGATGTCGCCGCCCATGTTCTGGGCGATCAGCACGCGGGCCGCCTCGCGTGCGGCCAGGAAGCTGCCGCGCGCCATGATGGAGTGCTGGAGGTCCCAGTCCTCGGCGGTGGTCTCCAGCAGGGGCTTGGAGATGGAGATGCCCGCGTTGTTGACCAGGATGTCCACCCCGCCGAAGGCCAGGGCCGCCTGGTCGAACGCCGCCTTGATCCGCTCCTCGTCGGTGACGTCCACGGTGACGGCCGTGGCCTTGTCCGGGCCGCCCAGTTCGGCGGCCACGTCAGCAGCGGAGCCGGCGTTGATGTCCGCCACCACCACACATGCGCCCTCGGCCACCAGGCGGTGTGCGATCGCCTTGCCGATGCCCGACCCCGCGCCGGTCACCAGGGCGATCCGGGTGGCGAGGGGCTTGGCCTTCGGCATGCGCTGGAGCTTGGCCTCCTCCAGCGCCCAGTACTCGATGCGGAACTTCTCCGACTCCTCGATGGGCGCGTAGCGGGAGACCGCCTCGGCACCGCGCATCACGTTGATCGCGTTGACGTAGAACTCGCCGGCCACCCGGGCCGTCTGCTTGTCCTTGCCGTAGCTGAACATCCCCACCCCGGGGACCAGCACGATCGCGGGGTCCGCGCCGCGCATCGCCGGGGAGTCGGGGGTGGCGTGGCGTTGGTAGTAGGCGGCGTAGTCGGTGCGGTAGGCGGTGTGGAGTTCCTTGAGGCGGGCGATCGTCTCGTCGAGCGGTGCGTCCGGGGGGAGGTCCAGCACCAGGGGGCGGACCTTGGTGCGCAGGAAGTGGTCCGGGCAGGAGGTGCCGAGCGCGGCCAGCCGCGGGTGTTCGGCGCGCGCGACGAAGTCCAGGACGGTGTCGGAGTCCGTGAAGTGGCCCACCTGGGGGCGGTCGGTGGAGACCAGGCCGCGGATGACGGGGGCCAGGGCCGCCGCGCGGGCGCGGCGTTCGGCGGGCGGGAGGGTGGTGTGGACGACCGGACCGAAGGGGTCGGCCTTGCCGCGCGCGGTGAGGAACTCCTCGGCGGTACGGATGATGCGCAGCGAGTTGGCCTCGCACTCGGCGGAGGTGTCACCCCAGGCGGTGATGCCGTGGCCGCCGAGGATACAGCCGATGGCCTGCGGGTTGGCCTTCTTGATGGCGGCGATGTCCAGGCCCAGCTGGAAGCCGGGACGGCGCCAGGGCACCCACACCACCTGGTTGCCGAAGCACTCCTTGGTGAGGGCCTCGCCGTCGGCCGCGCAGGCCAGGGCGATACCGGAGTCGGGGTGGAGGTGGTCGACGTGGGCGGCGTCGACCAGGCCGTGCATGGCGGTGTCGATGGACGGCGCGGCACCGCCCTTGCCGTGCAGGCAGTAGTCGAAGGCCGCGACCATCTCGTCCTCGCGGTCCACCCCGGGGTAGACGTCGGTGAGCGCGCGGAGCCGGTCCAGGCGGAGTGCGGCGAGGCCGGAGTGGGTGAGGGTGCCCAGGTCGCCACCGGAGCCCTTGACCCACATCAGCTCGACGTCCTGGCCCGTGACGGGGTCGGGGGCGGTGCCCTTGGCGGAGGTGTTCCCGCCCGCGTAGTTGGTGTTGCGCGGATCGGAGCCGAGCCGGTGTGAGCGGTCCAGCAGCGCGGCCGCCTCGGGATGCGGTTGTGCGGTCATGTCGTCCTCTTCGTGTGTTGGCCCACTTCGGGTGTCGGCCCACCGAGCGGCGGGGTCATGCGCCCCAGCCCGCCTGCTGTCCTCCGACGCGCTCCGCCACGATCCGCTCCGCCCAGCCGGAGGCCCGGTACGCCGCCATCGGGTCGGGGTCGATGCCCAGTTCCTCGCGCACCTCGGCGAGGAGGGGGCGGACATCGGTGTTGTACGCGTCCATCAGGACCGCGTTGGCGCCGAGCACATCGCCCGAGCCCTGGGCGGCGGCGAGGGCGTCCCGGTCGACCAGGAGGGCCTTGGCGGTGGCCTCCTGGACGTTCATCACGGAACGGATGATCGCCGG is a window from the Streptomyces luomodiensis genome containing:
- a CDS encoding (Fe-S)-binding protein, with the translated sequence MRVALFITCVNDTLYPRTGQAVVTLLERLGVEVGFPDAQSCCGQPQFNTGYRHQTEPLVRRYATAFRDYDYVVTPSGSCAAMVRDNYPRIGAKAAAEGRGQELADAAAEAVPKTYELTEFLTDVLEVTDVGAYYPHTVTYHPTCHGLRMLGLGDRPRSLLAAVRGLTLVELPGAEECCGFGGTFAVKNAAVSAAMGADKARNITATGAEAVCTVDNSCQMHIGGTLARQGSTVRPVHIAEILASTEGNVW
- a CDS encoding bifunctional aldolase/short-chain dehydrogenase, producing MTAQPHPEAAALLDRSHRLGSDPRNTNYAGGNTSAKGTAPDPVTGQDVELMWVKGSGGDLGTLTHSGLAALRLDRLRALTDVYPGVDREDEMVAAFDYCLHGKGGAAPSIDTAMHGLVDAAHVDHLHPDSGIALACAADGEALTKECFGNQVVWVPWRRPGFQLGLDIAAIKKANPQAIGCILGGHGITAWGDTSAECEANSLRIIRTAEEFLTARGKADPFGPVVHTTLPPAERRARAAALAPVIRGLVSTDRPQVGHFTDSDTVLDFVARAEHPRLAALGTSCPDHFLRTKVRPLVLDLPPDAPLDETIARLKELHTAYRTDYAAYYQRHATPDSPAMRGADPAIVLVPGVGMFSYGKDKQTARVAGEFYVNAINVMRGAEAVSRYAPIEESEKFRIEYWALEEAKLQRMPKAKPLATRIALVTGAGSGIGKAIAHRLVAEGACVVVADINAGSAADVAAELGGPDKATAVTVDVTDEERIKAAFDQAALAFGGVDILVNNAGISISKPLLETTAEDWDLQHSIMARGSFLAAREAARVLIAQNMGGDIVYIASKNSVFAGPNNIAYSATKADQAHQVRLLAAELGEHGIRVNGVNPDGVVQGSGIFAGGWGAKRAAVYGVPEEKLGEFYAQRTLLKREVLPSHVANAVFALVGGDLTHTTGLHVPVDAGVAAAFLR
- a CDS encoding rhamnulokinase, which gives rise to MPAQEHHFAAVDLGASSGRVMVGEVARDRLTLHEVHRFPNQPTRVLGTLHWNVLSLYQGVLDGLGAAAAHTRGSGLTSVGIDTWAVDYGLLAADGTLLANPVHYRDTRTTGTAERAAAALPPPALYAATGLQHLPFNTIYQLMAAQGTPALAAAHRLLLIPDLIAYWLTGEAGTELTNASTTQLIDPRTRDWARPVAKALGIDLTLFPPLRRPGDPAGTLRQDVLAETGLTAPTPVTAVGSHDTASAVVGVPATTPDFAYIATGTWSLAGLELDAPVLTEASRAANFTNELGVDGTVRYLRNIMGLWMLQECVRSWDARGGLASRTDLTALLREAAEATPLRSVVDAGDPAFIAPHDMPDRIADACRRTGQPVPRTPAETTRCVLDSLALAHRRAIEDAQRLSGRTVGVVHIVGGGARNELLCRLTADACGLPVVAGPAEAAALGNVLVQARTAGSVSGGLAELRTLLHSTQPLRQYEPTGDHSAWDRAAARLGDAQVTGQATGAATGQGHEEEPCA